In Streptomyces sp. NBC_00878, a single window of DNA contains:
- the mqnP gene encoding menaquinone biosynthesis prenyltransferase MqnP, translated as MSSASAAIPQPQPGRTKAFLRLVMIEHSVFALPFAYIAALTAMFTLDGNIHWVRLLLVTIAMVGLRTFAMAANRIIDREIDARNPRTAHRELVTGAMSVKHAWTGALVALVFFLGAAALLNPLCLALAPIAVIPMVVYPYGKRFTNFPQAILGLAQAMGPIGGWLAITGEWSWDAVLLGLAVGIWIGGFDLIYACQDVTTDREIGVMSVPARFGIPTAIWGARACHALTTALFVWYALATDAGTFFWFGLLIVTAAFLYEHSIVRPHDLSRVNRAFFSVNGFIGIALFGCALLDLLVRGLTV; from the coding sequence GTGAGCAGCGCATCAGCCGCGATCCCCCAGCCCCAGCCGGGGCGCACCAAGGCGTTCCTGCGCCTCGTCATGATCGAGCACTCCGTCTTCGCGCTGCCCTTCGCGTACATCGCGGCGCTGACGGCGATGTTCACGCTGGACGGGAACATCCACTGGGTCCGGCTGCTGCTGGTGACCATCGCGATGGTCGGCCTGCGGACCTTCGCCATGGCGGCGAACCGGATCATCGACCGCGAGATCGACGCCCGCAACCCCCGTACGGCCCATCGCGAGCTCGTCACCGGCGCGATGAGCGTGAAGCACGCGTGGACGGGCGCGCTGGTCGCCCTGGTGTTCTTCCTCGGCGCGGCGGCCCTGCTCAACCCGCTGTGCCTGGCGCTGGCCCCCATCGCGGTCATCCCGATGGTGGTCTACCCGTACGGCAAGCGGTTCACGAACTTCCCGCAGGCCATCCTCGGTCTGGCCCAGGCGATGGGGCCGATCGGCGGCTGGCTGGCGATCACGGGGGAGTGGTCCTGGGACGCGGTACTCCTCGGCCTCGCGGTCGGCATCTGGATCGGCGGCTTCGACCTGATCTACGCCTGCCAGGACGTGACAACGGACCGCGAGATCGGCGTCATGTCGGTCCCGGCGCGCTTCGGTATCCCGACGGCGATCTGGGGCGCGCGCGCCTGCCACGCCCTCACGACGGCCCTCTTCGTCTGGTACGCGCTGGCCACCGACGCGGGCACCTTCTTCTGGTTCGGCCTGCTGATCGTCACGGCCGCGTTCCTGTACGAGCACTCGATCGTCCGCCCGCACGACCTCTCTCGCGTGAACCGCGCCTTCTTCAGCGTCAACGGCTTCATCGGGATTGCCCTGTTCGGGTGTGCGTTGCTTGATCTTCTGGTTCGGGGTCTGACCGTGTGA
- a CDS encoding Uma2 family endonuclease, translated as MTVSDLDRLHSQLSKLEDMFPGYLTEIVEGSIVMNPVRPFHGRTIQRLWALVEDQLPPEWVVVSDVAFPFDDANEFCPDLAVIPAEAEAENRSAYPFDLIELVAEVVSPESVRRDYEVKPRWYASRGIANYLILDPLKGHCVTMWNPGADGYRGRDIIPYGTDLTVDSSLGKLTIATAGLPTDPKARDRS; from the coding sequence GTGACCGTCTCGGACCTTGACCGCCTGCACTCGCAGCTCAGCAAGCTGGAGGACATGTTCCCCGGCTACCTGACGGAGATTGTCGAGGGCAGCATCGTGATGAACCCGGTCAGGCCGTTCCACGGGAGGACCATCCAGCGCCTGTGGGCCCTCGTCGAGGACCAGCTGCCGCCGGAGTGGGTCGTGGTGAGTGATGTGGCCTTTCCGTTCGATGACGCCAACGAGTTCTGCCCGGACCTCGCGGTCATTCCCGCCGAAGCGGAGGCCGAGAACCGCAGCGCGTACCCGTTCGACCTGATCGAGCTCGTTGCCGAGGTGGTGTCTCCGGAGAGTGTCCGGCGTGACTACGAGGTGAAGCCCCGCTGGTACGCCTCCCGCGGCATCGCCAACTACTTGATCCTCGACCCGCTCAAGGGCCACTGCGTCACGATGTGGAACCCGGGCGCCGACGGCTACCGGGGCCGCGACATCATCCCGTACGGCACGGACCTGACCGTCGATTCGTCGCTGGGCAAGCTGACGATCGCCACCGCAGGTCTTCCCACGGATCCGAAGGCGCGCGACCGGTCCTGA
- a CDS encoding UbiX family flavin prenyltransferase, with amino-acid sequence MNAGETQRRPWIVGVSGASGTPYAAAVLRALLAVGESVDLVVSRASRLTLLDETGIGFRDAHWQEDLREWLGRGADGKPGTFTADVGDIRYWSAGDLAAGPSSGSYASKGMLIVPASTACVAGVALGLSKDLLQRAASVTLKERRKLVVAVRETPLNGQTLRHLVTLDDAGATVLPASPAFYAGATHIQDLVDFVAGRVLDAAGVGHTLYRRWEGELGGGDQRTT; translated from the coding sequence GTGAACGCAGGAGAAACTCAGCGTCGGCCTTGGATCGTGGGGGTCTCCGGCGCGTCCGGAACGCCGTACGCGGCGGCCGTGCTGCGTGCCCTCCTCGCGGTCGGCGAAAGCGTCGACCTCGTCGTCTCGCGGGCCTCACGGCTCACGCTGCTCGACGAGACCGGGATCGGCTTCCGGGACGCCCACTGGCAGGAGGACCTCCGGGAGTGGCTCGGCCGGGGGGCCGACGGCAAGCCCGGTACCTTCACGGCGGACGTCGGCGACATACGGTACTGGAGCGCGGGTGACCTGGCGGCGGGGCCGTCGTCGGGCTCGTACGCCTCGAAGGGCATGCTGATCGTGCCCGCCTCCACCGCATGCGTCGCCGGAGTCGCGCTCGGCCTCTCGAAGGACCTGTTGCAGCGTGCCGCGAGCGTCACGCTCAAGGAGCGGCGCAAGCTGGTCGTCGCCGTCCGCGAGACTCCGTTGAACGGGCAGACCCTGCGGCATCTGGTGACACTGGACGACGCGGGCGCGACCGTACTGCCGGCCTCCCCGGCGTTCTACGCGGGAGCGACCCACATCCAGGACCTGGTGGACTTCGTCGCCGGGCGCGTGCTGGACGCGGCGGGCGTCGGGCACACGCTCTACCGCCGCTGGGAGGGCGAACTCGGCGGCGGCGACCAACGCACCACCTGA
- a CDS encoding Lrp/AsnC family transcriptional regulator produces the protein MDAVDRQLIQALRENGRASYAELGRLVGLSGPSVTDRINRLEAAGVITGYRATVDATSLGLGVTALIGISLSDATDHQDVAHRLKELNEIEDCWFIAGDDSYMLKVRAPDVDGLEKTIRRLSGTKGVSRTRTTIVLSTKWENRVGELPEEE, from the coding sequence ATGGACGCGGTGGACAGGCAGCTCATCCAGGCCCTCAGGGAGAACGGCCGGGCTTCCTACGCGGAGCTGGGACGCCTCGTCGGACTGTCGGGACCCAGTGTCACCGACCGCATCAACCGCCTGGAGGCCGCCGGTGTCATCACCGGCTACCGCGCGACGGTCGACGCGACCTCGCTCGGCCTCGGCGTCACCGCCCTCATCGGCATCTCGCTCTCCGACGCCACCGACCACCAGGACGTGGCGCACCGGCTCAAGGAACTCAACGAGATCGAGGACTGCTGGTTCATCGCCGGCGACGACTCCTACATGCTCAAGGTGCGGGCGCCCGACGTGGACGGCCTGGAGAAGACCATCCGGCGGCTGTCGGGGACGAAGGGCGTCTCCCGGACCCGTACGACCATCGTGCTCTCCACGAAGTGGGAGAACAGGGTGGGTGAGCTGCCCGAAGAGGAATAA
- the mqnE gene encoding aminofutalosine synthase MqnE, with the protein MDVGLKRELEDKVRAGERLTREDGIALYESDDLAWLGGLAHEVRTRKNGDVVHFNVNRHLNMTNVCTASCAYCSFQRKPGEKDAYTMRIEEAVRLAKTMEGENLTELHIVNGLHPNLPWRYYPRSLSELKKALPNVSLKAFTATEIHHFETISGLSASEILDELIDAGLESLTGGGAEIFDWEIRQHIVDHRTHWEDWSRIHRLAHEKGLKTPCTMLYGHIEEPRHRVDHVLRLRELQDETGGFQVFIPLRYQHDFVDMKDGKVRNRLQARTQMATGAEALKTFAVSRLLFDNVPHVKVFWVMHGVQTAQLALQHGADDMDGSVVEYKITHDADNYGTPNKLTREDLLDLIRDAGFRPVERNTRYEIIREYDGPDAGRRESPQPMRV; encoded by the coding sequence ATGGATGTCGGGCTCAAGCGCGAGCTGGAGGACAAGGTCCGGGCCGGTGAGCGGCTGACCCGCGAGGACGGTATCGCGCTGTACGAGTCGGACGACCTGGCCTGGCTGGGCGGGCTCGCCCACGAGGTGCGGACCCGGAAGAACGGCGACGTCGTCCACTTCAACGTCAACCGCCACCTCAACATGACGAACGTGTGCACCGCGTCCTGCGCGTACTGCTCGTTCCAGCGCAAGCCGGGCGAGAAGGACGCGTACACGATGCGCATCGAGGAGGCCGTCCGCCTCGCCAAGACGATGGAGGGCGAGAACCTCACCGAGCTGCACATCGTCAACGGCCTGCACCCGAACCTGCCGTGGCGGTACTACCCGCGCTCGCTCAGCGAACTGAAGAAGGCCCTCCCGAACGTTTCCCTGAAGGCCTTCACGGCGACGGAGATCCACCACTTCGAGACGATCTCGGGGCTGAGCGCGTCCGAGATCCTCGACGAGCTGATCGACGCGGGTCTGGAGTCGTTGACCGGCGGCGGCGCGGAGATCTTCGACTGGGAGATCCGGCAGCACATCGTCGACCACCGCACCCACTGGGAGGACTGGTCGCGCATCCACCGCCTCGCGCACGAGAAGGGTCTCAAGACCCCGTGCACGATGCTGTACGGCCACATCGAGGAGCCGCGTCACCGGGTCGACCACGTCCTGCGTCTCCGCGAACTCCAGGACGAGACCGGCGGCTTCCAGGTCTTCATCCCGCTGCGCTACCAGCACGACTTCGTGGACATGAAGGACGGCAAGGTGCGTAACCGCCTCCAGGCGCGTACGCAGATGGCGACGGGCGCGGAGGCGTTGAAGACGTTCGCGGTGTCGAGGTTGTTGTTCGACAACGTGCCGCACGTCAAGGTCTTCTGGGTGATGCACGGCGTCCAGACCGCCCAGCTTGCCCTCCAGCACGGCGCCGACGACATGGACGGCTCGGTCGTCGAGTACAAGATCACCCACGACGCCGACAACTACGGCACCCCGAACAAGCTGACCCGCGAGGACCTCCTCGACCTGATCCGCGACGCCGGTTTCCGCCCGGTCGAGCGGAACACGCGGTACGAGATCATCCGCGAGTACGACGGCCCGGACGCGGGGCGTCGGGAGTCGCCGCAGCCGATGAGGGTTTGA
- a CDS encoding GNAT family N-acetyltransferase, producing MPLTFELDPPVDRALRDGILTLWADVANAGGSVGFVPPVTVDDVRPDLVNHFVAMAEGRTRLLVGRDASGEVAATAFIAFNTHRLMRHWAWLYTVMVHPRHQRMGYGRDLLAASAAAARTLDGIEAIRLTCRGGLGLEHFYASCGYKEVGRVPGAIRVAPGDDRDSVFMLLSLA from the coding sequence ATGCCCCTTACGTTCGAACTCGACCCCCCGGTCGACCGCGCGTTGCGCGACGGCATTCTCACCCTGTGGGCGGACGTCGCCAACGCCGGCGGCTCCGTCGGCTTCGTACCCCCCGTGACGGTGGACGACGTACGCCCCGACCTGGTGAACCACTTCGTCGCCATGGCGGAGGGGCGGACCCGGCTGCTCGTCGGCCGGGACGCGTCGGGCGAGGTCGCGGCGACCGCGTTCATCGCCTTCAACACCCACCGGCTGATGCGCCACTGGGCGTGGCTCTACACGGTCATGGTGCACCCACGACACCAGCGCATGGGCTACGGCCGTGACCTGCTCGCCGCCTCCGCCGCCGCGGCCCGCACCCTGGACGGCATAGAGGCGATACGGCTCACCTGCCGCGGCGGGCTCGGCCTGGAGCACTTCTACGCCTCCTGCGGCTACAAGGAGGTCGGCCGGGTGCCCGGCGCGATCAGGGTCGCTCCCGGGGACGACCGCGACAGCGTATTCATGCTGCTGTCGCTCGCCTGA